The Candidatus Poribacteria bacterium genomic sequence CAGTTACGGGACGCTTTCGGGCGACACTATTAACGAAATAGATGGCGACCCAATCACCGGATATAGCGAAACCGGGAACACCATCGCATTGGGGGATGTAGAACTGCTTGCGCCAGTCACACCGGGAAAAGTTCTAGCGGTTGGGTTGAACTATAGAAGCCATCTCGGTGGTGCGCCGGAGCCGGCGAATCCGGAGATCTTCATCAAGACGCCTACTTGCCTAAACGATCCGGAGGGCAACATTGTGCTACCGGCTGGCGACGATAACGTTCACGCGGAAGGTGAATTGGTCGTCGTTATTAAGAACCGTACGAAGGGGGCGACTCCCGAAGAAGCTGCTGCTAACATCTTAGGTGTTACCTGCGGGAACGATGTCAGTGCCCGCACATGGCAAAGCAACGATATGCAGTGGTGGCGTGCAAAAGCCTCCGATACATTTGGGCCCGTCGGTCCCGCTGTTGTGACCGGTCTCAACTACAACACACTCCAATTGGAGACACGAATTAACGGCGAGGTTGTGCAATCGCAGACCACCGCAGATCTGATTTTCCCTGTGGAGGCGGTTGTCAGTTTTGTTTCGCAGGCGATGACGCTTGAACCGGGAGATGTTATCTTCACTGGCACCCCCGGAACAACGTCGGCTTTAAGGGCTGGGGATGTGGTAGAGGTAGAGCTTGAAGGGATCGGCGTCCTGAAAAACACTGTCGTTGATGCGTAAGCTATTCCTCTGAATTGAGGAGCGTAAGGGGCAACTGAGGAAGATAAGCGAGTCGAGCTGCGTATTTCCGCAATGTAGGTGGATCTGCCAACTGAAGTTCAAGAATTGAGCGGTACGAATTATGAATGACCTGAATCCGGCAAATTCCTATTTTACTTTTCAAGACGGTTTTGTCCCGGTGAAGATACTCGCTGGCAACCATATTTTTGAGCGGCTTGCGCCGCAGCGGACGAGTATCATCTTTGGGGTGACGGAACTGCCGTGGGCTGTTGCTGCTTATCGG encodes the following:
- a CDS encoding fumarylacetoacetate hydrolase family protein codes for the protein MKFVRYQSNGNVSYGTLSGDTINEIDGDPITGYSETGNTIALGDVELLAPVTPGKVLAVGLNYRSHLGGAPEPANPEIFIKTPTCLNDPEGNIVLPAGDDNVHAEGELVVVIKNRTKGATPEEAAANILGVTCGNDVSARTWQSNDMQWWRAKASDTFGPVGPAVVTGLNYNTLQLETRINGEVVQSQTTADLIFPVEAVVSFVSQAMTLEPGDVIFTGTPGTTSALRAGDVVEVELEGIGVLKNTVVDA